One part of the Sus scrofa isolate TJ Tabasco breed Duroc chromosome 8, Sscrofa11.1, whole genome shotgun sequence genome encodes these proteins:
- the RHOH gene encoding rho-related GTP-binding protein RhoH (The RefSeq protein has 2 substitutions compared to this genomic sequence) — MLSSIKCVLVGDPAVGKTSLLVRFTSETFPEHYKPTVYENTGVDVFMDGIQISLGLWDTAGNDAFRSIRPLSYQQADVVLMCYSVANYNSFLNLKNKWIGEVRNNLPCTPALVVATQTDQREVGPHRASCVSAVEGKRLAQDVRAKGYLECSALSNRGVQQVFECAVRTAVNQARRRNRRRFFPLNECKIL, encoded by the coding sequence ATGCTGAGTTCCATCAAATGTGTGTTGGTGGGAGACTCCGCTGTGGGGAAAACCTCCCTGTTGGTGCGCTTCACCTCCGAAACCTTCCCCGAGCACTACAAGCCCACGGTGTACGAGAACACGGGCGTGGACGTCTTCATGGACGGCATCCAGATCAGCCTGGGCCTCTGGGACACAGCTGGCAACGACGCCTTCCGGAGTATCCGCCCCCTGTCCTACCAGCAGGCGGACGTGGTGCTGATGTGCTACTCCGTGGCCAATTATAACTCCTTCTTGAACCTGAAGAACAAGTGGATCGGTGAAGTCAGGAACAACCTGCCCTGCACCCCCGTGTTGGTGGTGGCCACCCAGACGGACCAGCGGGAGGTGGGGCCCCACCGGGCCTCCTGCGTCAGTGCCGTAGAAGGCAAGAGACTGGCCCAGGACGTGAGAGCCAAGGGCTACTTGGAGTGCTCAGCCCTCAGCAACCGGGGGGTGCAGCAGGTGTTTGAGTGTGCCGTCCGAACTGCCGTCAACCAAGCCAGGAGACGCAACAGAAGGAGGTTCTTCCCGCTTAATGAGTGCAAGATCCTCTAA
- the RHOH gene encoding rho-related GTP-binding protein RhoH isoform X1 — translation MLSSIKCVLVGDSAVGKTSLLVRFTSETFPEHYKPTVYENTGVDVFMDGIQISLGLWDTAGNDAFRSIRPLSYQQADVVLMCYSVANYNSFLNLKNKWIGEVRNNLPCTPVLVVATQTDQREVGPHRASCVSAVEGKRLAQDVRAKGYLECSALSNRGVQQVFECAVRTAVNQARRRNRRRFFPLNECKIL, via the coding sequence ATGCTGAGTTCCATCAAATGTGTGTTGGTGGGAGACTCCGCTGTGGGGAAAACCTCCCTGTTGGTGCGCTTCACCTCCGAAACCTTCCCCGAGCACTACAAGCCCACGGTGTACGAGAACACGGGCGTGGACGTCTTCATGGACGGCATCCAGATCAGCCTGGGCCTCTGGGACACAGCTGGCAACGACGCCTTCCGGAGTATCCGCCCCCTGTCCTACCAGCAGGCGGACGTGGTGCTGATGTGCTACTCCGTGGCCAATTATAACTCCTTCTTGAACCTGAAGAACAAGTGGATCGGTGAAGTCAGGAACAACCTGCCCTGCACCCCCGTGTTGGTGGTGGCCACCCAGACGGACCAGCGGGAGGTGGGGCCCCACCGGGCCTCCTGCGTCAGTGCCGTAGAAGGCAAGAGACTGGCCCAGGACGTGAGAGCCAAGGGCTACTTGGAGTGCTCAGCCCTCAGCAACCGGGGGGTGCAGCAGGTGTTTGAGTGTGCCGTCCGAACTGCCGTCAACCAAGCCAGGAGACGCAACAGAAGGAGGTTCTTCCCGCTTAATGAGTGCAAGATCCTCTAA